Proteins encoded by one window of Kitasatospora sp. HUAS MG31:
- a CDS encoding histone protein: protein MKDTTKVALAAAVAGGYVLGRTKKGRLAFAAATYLAGRRFGLDPRQLATEGLRRLSEVPQVAELNEQVRGELMETTKKAVAAAANRRIGEIADSLRERTLSVGKPKQEEQEEEEGEESYDDEYEPEEDEEETEGDEAEYEPEGDEDEEYEAGGEEEEDELEAESEPEEEPRQERPTRRRRTAPSGGEQPRSSRAAPKSASKAPAKKTAKKTAPSEKKAAPAAKKAPAKTTSPTKRSAGRSSASKTAAAKPAGKKTAAPAKKAPAKKTAAGKSTTAKPSTRTRRR, encoded by the coding sequence ATGAAGGACACCACCAAGGTCGCGCTGGCGGCCGCCGTCGCGGGCGGATACGTGCTTGGGCGCACGAAGAAGGGACGCCTCGCATTCGCCGCCGCCACCTACCTGGCAGGCCGGCGGTTCGGCCTGGACCCGCGCCAGCTCGCCACCGAGGGCCTGCGCAGGCTCAGCGAGGTCCCCCAGGTGGCCGAGCTGAACGAACAGGTACGGGGCGAGCTGATGGAGACCACCAAGAAGGCGGTCGCCGCAGCCGCCAACCGCCGCATCGGTGAGATCGCGGACAGCCTGCGGGAGCGCACTCTGAGCGTCGGCAAACCGAAGCAGGAGGAGCAGGAGGAAGAGGAAGGGGAGGAGTCGTACGACGACGAGTACGAGCCGGAGGAGGACGAGGAGGAAACGGAAGGCGACGAGGCCGAGTACGAGCCGGAGGGGGACGAGGACGAGGAGTACGAGGCCGGCGGGGAGGAGGAGGAAGACGAGCTGGAGGCGGAGTCCGAACCTGAAGAGGAGCCGCGCCAGGAGCGGCCGACACGTCGGCGCCGCACCGCGCCCTCGGGTGGCGAGCAGCCGCGTTCCTCCCGTGCGGCGCCCAAGTCCGCTTCCAAGGCCCCGGCGAAGAAGACCGCCAAGAAGACCGCACCGTCGGAGAAGAAGGCGGCCCCGGCAGCGAAGAAGGCCCCGGCGAAAACCACCTCACCGACGAAACGGTCGGCGGGCCGCTCCTCGGCCTCCAAGACCGCAGCCGCGAAGCCTGCAGGCAAGAAGACGGCCGCACCGGCGAAGAAGGCACCTGCGAAGAAGACCGCCGCGGGCAAGAGCACGACCGCCAAGCCGTCGACGCGCACCCGACGGAGGTGA
- a CDS encoding DUF3618 domain-containing protein has protein sequence MRETIEHAREHLGQTMEEVAAKADLKGQVQAKTAHIKEHLHDTAADAAAQAREKAAHVAHTGQAAASQTKDHLTQTTAALAQKVQDRTPEPVRDAAVRTGRVARKPLPWAVAAAAVCVLALVVYQRRTGRQR, from the coding sequence GTGCGCGAGACGATCGAGCACGCCCGGGAACACCTCGGGCAGACCATGGAGGAGGTCGCGGCCAAGGCCGACCTCAAGGGCCAGGTCCAGGCGAAGACGGCCCACATCAAGGAGCACCTGCACGATACGGCGGCGGATGCGGCCGCTCAGGCGCGCGAGAAAGCCGCGCACGTGGCCCATACGGGCCAGGCCGCGGCGTCCCAGACCAAGGATCACCTGACGCAGACGACGGCGGCCCTCGCCCAGAAGGTGCAGGACAGGACTCCGGAGCCGGTCCGCGACGCTGCGGTACGGACCGGGCGGGTTGCCCGCAAGCCGTTGCCCTGGGCCGTGGCGGCAGCGGCCGTGTGTGTCCTCGCGCTGGTGGTGTACCAGCGTCGGACGGGGAGACAGCGATGA
- a CDS encoding helix-turn-helix transcriptional regulator, with product MDGHTSQPRMNWTFLTNHARVLAAIARDPGIRLRDIAAHCELTERAVQAIVTDLENSDYLAHTRTGRRNSYRINPDHRLRHPADGHLSVADLLALMASTKDRPDP from the coding sequence ATGGACGGGCACACGTCGCAGCCGAGAATGAACTGGACGTTCCTGACCAATCACGCCCGAGTCCTGGCCGCCATCGCCCGCGACCCCGGCATCCGGCTACGGGACATCGCCGCCCACTGCGAGCTCACCGAACGCGCGGTCCAGGCGATCGTCACCGACCTGGAGAATTCCGACTACCTCGCCCACACCCGCACCGGCCGCCGCAACTCCTACCGGATCAATCCGGATCACCGCCTGCGGCATCCCGCCGACGGCCACCTCAGCGTCGCCGACCTCCTGGCCCTGATGGCCTCCACCAAAGACCGGCCGGATCCCTGA